In one window of Pseudomonadota bacterium DNA:
- a CDS encoding response regulator transcription factor codes for MSRILLIDDDQQLAAPLAVYFRHFGVDLESATFPSVGLARLRTEPFDAAILDVMMPEMDGFELCRTIRKESDIPIIMLTARGELPDRVAGLEIGADDYLAKPFEPRELVARIQSILRRERRRAPRQRLAFDGIEIDLERREVLRHGEPVNLTGTEFELLKLLASEPKKVFSRDEILNRLRGTDADLYTRAVDILVSRLRKKLEPLDCIRTLRNAGYTFAGARK; via the coding sequence ATGTCCCGTATCCTGCTCATCGACGACGATCAGCAGCTCGCGGCGCCACTGGCGGTTTATTTCCGGCATTTCGGCGTCGACTTGGAGAGTGCCACGTTTCCTAGCGTTGGCCTCGCGCGGCTGCGCACCGAACCCTTCGACGCAGCGATCCTCGATGTCATGATGCCCGAGATGGACGGATTCGAGTTGTGTCGAACCATTCGCAAGGAGAGCGACATTCCCATCATCATGCTGACCGCCCGCGGTGAGTTGCCGGACCGCGTCGCAGGACTCGAGATCGGCGCCGACGATTATCTCGCGAAACCCTTCGAGCCGCGCGAGCTGGTGGCACGGATCCAGTCCATCTTGCGTCGCGAGCGGCGCAGGGCACCGCGGCAGCGGCTCGCTTTCGACGGTATCGAGATCGATCTGGAACGCCGGGAGGTGCTGCGGCACGGCGAACCCGTCAATCTCACCGGCACCGAGTTCGAGCTTCTCAAGCTGCTCGCATCGGAGCCAAAAAAGGTGTTCAGCCGCGATGAGATACTGAACCGTCTGCGTGGTACCGATGCCGATCTCTATACTCGTGCCGTGGACATCCTGGTGAGCCGCTTGCGCAAGAAGCTCGAGCCGCTCGACTGTATCAGGACCTTGCGAAACGCCGGTTACACCTTTGCCGGGGCACGCAAGTGA
- a CDS encoding Spy/CpxP family protein refolding chaperone: MTPWIKQLLVGLCGAALIATAATAFADREHRGKGFHGCSKSWMHDDKARAEFRAKRAERISTELGLNDAQKQKLSTFFDKLSEQHKAMMGDSKGRHERIRSLIKDESFDRERAQALLNEKAARLQSNGPKLIAAAADLFDSLNAEQQQKARELLERRHGHRDHRPKADPSG, from the coding sequence ATGACCCCGTGGATCAAGCAATTACTGGTGGGCCTCTGCGGAGCTGCCCTAATCGCGACCGCTGCGACCGCCTTTGCCGATCGCGAACACCGTGGCAAAGGCTTTCATGGCTGTAGCAAATCCTGGATGCACGATGACAAGGCGCGTGCCGAGTTTCGGGCGAAACGAGCAGAACGGATCAGCACGGAGTTGGGCCTGAACGACGCGCAGAAGCAGAAGCTGTCGACTTTCTTCGACAAGCTTTCCGAGCAGCACAAAGCGATGATGGGCGACTCGAAGGGCCGGCATGAGCGGATACGATCGCTCATCAAGGATGAGAGCTTCGATCGCGAGCGCGCCCAGGCACTCTTGAACGAGAAGGCGGCTCGGCTACAGAGCAACGGCCCGAAGCTGATCGCGGCCGCGGCCGATCTCTTCGACAGTCTCAACGCCGAGCAGCAGCAGAAGGCGCGCGAGCTCTTGGAGCGGCGTCATGGCCACAGGGATCACCGTCCCAAGGCCGACCCGTCGGGCTAG